A genomic segment from Pseudomonas sessilinigenes encodes:
- a CDS encoding TonB-dependent siderophore receptor, producing the protein MTPRRILPLAGLALGLLTDPVYAEEPQPVELETIRISGESESATGPVKGYRATRSASATKTDTAIREIPQSISVIPASVLQDLGSSNVERALDFAGGVSKQNNFGGLTLYEYSIRGFTTSEFYKDGFSANRGYPSTPDAASIERIEVLKGPAASLYGRGDPGGMVNIVTKKPQPQAFATLRTRAGSWDRYRTELDLNSPLDHQGDLLSRVNLAVEDNHSFRDHVDSRRVFVAPSLSWQLNPDTSLLVESEFVRHSSTFDRGIVAPGNRWSGVSRSTFLGEPSDGNIDNHNNMLQASLEHYLDDNWKLRLASHYKEGKLWGFASETRPLNAELHTVDRRYRERDNNWHDSITQLELHGLFDLGSWQHELLLGSEYENYRKNERVTAMAGSPYAIDIYNPIYGQAKPNGKRSGTDFFEHVESRALNLQDQIIFSERLRGMLGARFEHFEQRIDDHATGQRSRQNHDALTQRAGLLYQLTPQLGLFANASTSFKPNNGLDAAGKSFKPEEGVGYEVGIKSELFDERLSATLAAFHIDKENVLALDPGTDSSRAMGKARSQGFDLQFSGQLTDAVRVIGAYALVDAEVTKGDQAIPAGSRILGVAKHSGSLLGVYEFQDGRLKGSDIGAALTYVGDRSGEAGGRFELPAYRTLDLLAHYKASDNLTLGLNLNNLFDEKYYERSYSNYWVTPGEPRNFTVSLTLNL; encoded by the coding sequence ATGACGCCCCGAAGAATCCTCCCCCTGGCAGGCCTGGCCCTGGGCCTGCTGACCGATCCTGTGTACGCCGAAGAACCGCAGCCGGTGGAACTGGAGACTATTCGCATCAGCGGCGAATCAGAATCCGCCACGGGTCCGGTCAAGGGCTACCGGGCCACCCGTTCCGCCAGCGCCACCAAGACCGATACGGCGATTCGCGAAATCCCGCAGTCCATCAGCGTGATCCCTGCCAGCGTGCTCCAGGATCTGGGCAGCAGCAATGTCGAGCGGGCCCTGGACTTCGCCGGCGGCGTGTCGAAGCAGAACAATTTCGGCGGCCTGACCCTGTATGAGTACAGCATCCGCGGCTTCACCACCTCGGAGTTCTACAAGGATGGTTTCAGCGCCAATCGTGGCTACCCCAGCACCCCGGACGCGGCCAGCATCGAACGTATCGAAGTACTCAAGGGCCCGGCCGCCAGCCTCTACGGACGCGGCGATCCCGGAGGCATGGTCAACATCGTCACCAAGAAGCCCCAGCCACAGGCCTTCGCCACCCTGCGCACCCGAGCCGGTAGCTGGGATCGCTACCGCACCGAACTGGACCTCAACAGCCCCCTCGACCACCAGGGTGACCTGCTGTCGCGGGTCAACCTGGCGGTGGAGGACAACCACAGCTTCCGAGACCACGTCGACAGTCGCCGGGTATTCGTCGCCCCTTCCCTGAGCTGGCAGTTGAACCCGGACACCAGCCTGCTGGTGGAAAGCGAGTTCGTCCGCCACAGCTCGACCTTCGACCGCGGCATCGTCGCCCCCGGCAACCGCTGGAGTGGCGTATCGCGCTCGACCTTCCTCGGCGAGCCCAGCGACGGCAACATCGACAACCACAACAACATGCTCCAGGCCAGCCTGGAACATTACCTCGACGACAACTGGAAGCTGCGCCTGGCCAGCCACTACAAGGAGGGCAAGCTGTGGGGCTTCGCCTCGGAAACCCGCCCCCTGAATGCCGAGCTGCATACCGTTGACCGGCGCTACCGCGAACGCGACAACAACTGGCACGACAGCATCACCCAACTGGAACTGCATGGCCTGTTCGACCTCGGCAGTTGGCAGCACGAACTGCTGCTAGGCAGCGAATACGAAAACTACCGCAAGAACGAGCGAGTCACCGCCATGGCCGGCAGCCCCTACGCCATCGATATCTACAACCCGATCTACGGTCAGGCCAAACCCAACGGCAAACGTTCCGGCACTGACTTTTTCGAGCACGTCGAAAGCCGCGCCCTGAACCTCCAGGACCAGATCATCTTCAGCGAACGCCTGCGCGGCATGCTGGGCGCGCGTTTTGAACATTTCGAGCAACGAATCGACGACCACGCCACCGGCCAGCGCAGCCGCCAGAACCACGATGCCCTGACCCAACGCGCCGGGCTCCTGTATCAACTGACTCCGCAGCTCGGCCTGTTCGCCAACGCCTCCACCTCGTTCAAGCCCAACAACGGCCTGGACGCCGCCGGCAAATCATTCAAGCCAGAAGAAGGCGTCGGATATGAAGTGGGGATCAAGAGCGAACTGTTCGACGAGCGCTTGAGCGCGACCCTCGCCGCTTTCCATATCGACAAGGAGAACGTGCTCGCCCTGGACCCGGGCACCGACTCCAGTCGCGCCATGGGCAAGGCCCGCAGCCAGGGCTTCGACTTGCAATTCAGTGGGCAGTTGACCGACGCCGTACGGGTGATTGGCGCTTATGCGCTGGTCGACGCCGAAGTCACCAAGGGCGACCAGGCAATTCCCGCCGGCAGCCGCATTCTCGGGGTGGCCAAGCACAGTGGCAGCCTGCTGGGGGTCTATGAATTCCAGGACGGTCGCCTCAAGGGCTCGGATATCGGCGCGGCCCTGACCTACGTCGGCGACCGTTCGGGCGAGGCCGGAGGCCGCTTCGAACTTCCCGCCTACCGCACCCTGGACCTGCTGGCCCACTACAAGGCCAGCGACAACCTGACCCTGGGTCTGAACCTGAACAACCTGTTCGACGAGAAGTACTACGAGCGCTCCTACAGCAACTACTGGGTCACCCCGGGAGAGCCACGCAACTTCACCGTCAGCCTGACACTCAACCTGTAG
- a CDS encoding Nif3-like dinuclear metal center hexameric protein, whose protein sequence is MAVALSTLVEEADRYLGSSRIADYCPNGLQVEGRPQVMRIVSGVTASQALLDAAVEAKADLVLVHHGYFWKGEDPCVTGMKQRRLKTLLKHDISLLAYHLPLDLHPEVGNNVQLARQLDITVEGPLDPENPKVVGLVGSLEEPMSPRDFARRVQEVMGREPLLIEGSEMIRRVGWCTGGGQGYIDQAVLAGVDLYLSGEASEQTFHSARENDISFIAAGHHATERYGVQALGDYLARRFALEHLFIDCPNPI, encoded by the coding sequence ATGGCCGTTGCCCTGAGCACACTGGTAGAAGAAGCGGACCGCTACCTGGGCAGTTCGCGAATCGCCGACTATTGCCCCAATGGCCTGCAGGTCGAAGGGCGCCCGCAGGTGATGCGTATCGTCAGCGGCGTGACTGCCAGCCAGGCCCTGTTGGATGCCGCGGTGGAGGCCAAGGCCGACCTGGTACTGGTGCACCACGGTTACTTCTGGAAGGGGGAAGACCCCTGCGTCACGGGTATGAAGCAGCGTAGGTTGAAAACCCTGCTCAAGCACGATATCAGCCTGTTGGCCTACCACCTGCCCCTGGACCTGCACCCTGAGGTGGGTAACAACGTGCAACTGGCCCGGCAGTTGGATATCACCGTGGAAGGCCCGCTGGACCCGGAAAATCCCAAGGTCGTCGGTCTGGTCGGGTCTCTGGAAGAACCCATGAGTCCGCGGGACTTTGCCCGGCGGGTACAAGAGGTGATGGGCCGCGAACCGCTGCTGATCGAAGGCAGCGAGATGATTCGTCGGGTCGGCTGGTGTACCGGTGGCGGCCAGGGCTACATCGACCAGGCGGTGCTGGCCGGTGTCGACCTGTACCTGAGTGGCGAGGCCTCGGAGCAGACGTTCCACAGTGCCCGGGAAAACGACATCAGCTTCATCGCCGCGGGGCACCACGCCACCGAGCGCTATGGCGTTCAGGCGCTGGGTGACTACCTGGCCCGGCGCTTTGCCCTGGAGCACCTGTTCATCGATTGCCCGAACCCGATCTGA
- the cysD gene encoding sulfate adenylyltransferase subunit CysD: protein MVDKLTHLKQLEAESIHIIREVAAEFDNPVMLYSIGKDSAVMLHLARKAFFPGKLPFPVMHVDTRWKFQEMYKFRDRMVEEMGLDLITHVNPDGVAQGINPFTHGSAKHTDIMKTEGLKQALDKHGFDAAFGGARRDEEKSRAKERVYSFRDSKHRWDPKNQRPELWNVYNGKVNKGESIRVFPLSNWTELDIWQYIYLEGIPIVPLYFAAEREVIEKNGTLIMIDDERILEHLSDEEKARIVKKKVRFRTLGCYPLTGAVESEAETLTDIIQEMLLTRTSERQGRVIDHDGAGSMEDKKRQGYF from the coding sequence ATGGTCGACAAACTGACGCATCTGAAACAGCTGGAGGCGGAAAGCATCCACATCATCCGCGAGGTGGCGGCCGAGTTCGACAATCCGGTGATGCTGTATTCCATCGGCAAGGACTCCGCGGTGATGTTGCATCTGGCCCGCAAGGCGTTCTTCCCCGGCAAGCTGCCGTTCCCGGTGATGCACGTCGATACCCGGTGGAAATTCCAGGAGATGTACAAGTTCCGCGATCGCATGGTCGAGGAAATGGGCCTGGACCTGATTACCCACGTCAACCCCGATGGCGTGGCCCAGGGCATCAACCCCTTCACCCACGGCAGCGCCAAGCACACCGACATCATGAAGACCGAGGGCCTCAAGCAGGCCCTGGACAAGCACGGTTTCGACGCCGCGTTCGGCGGGGCTCGCCGCGATGAAGAGAAGTCCCGCGCCAAGGAGCGCGTCTACTCGTTCCGCGACAGCAAGCACCGCTGGGACCCGAAGAACCAGCGTCCCGAGCTGTGGAACGTGTACAACGGCAAGGTCAACAAGGGCGAGTCGATCCGCGTGTTCCCGCTGTCCAACTGGACCGAGCTGGACATCTGGCAATACATCTACCTGGAAGGTATCCCGATCGTGCCACTGTACTTCGCCGCCGAGCGCGAAGTGATCGAGAAGAATGGCACCCTGATCATGATCGACGACGAGCGCATCCTCGAGCACCTCAGCGATGAGGAGAAGGCGCGCATCGTCAAGAAGAAAGTGCGTTTCCGTACCCTGGGCTGCTACCCGTTGACGGGCGCGGTCGAGTCCGAAGCCGAGACCCTGACCGACATCATCCAGGAAATGCTCCTGACCCGTACGTCGGAGCGCCAGGGCCGGGTCATCGACCACGATGGCGCAGGCTCGATGGAAGACAAAAAACGCCAAGGGTACTTTTAA
- the algW gene encoding Do family serine endopeptidase AlgW → MLKALRFFGWPLLAGVLIALLIIQRYPQWVGLPSLDVNLQQAPQTTSTQQGPVSYADAVVIAAPAVVNLYTTKVINKPAHPLFEDPQFRRFFGDNLPKQQRMESSLGSGVIMSPEGYLLTNNHVTSGAEQIVVALKDGRETLARVIGSDPETDLAVLKIDLKNLPSITVGHSENIRVGDVALAIGNPFGVGQTVTMGIISATGRNQLGLNSYEDFIQTDAAINPGNSGGALVDANGNLTGINTAIFSKSGGSQGIGFAIPIKLAMEVMKSIIEHGQVIRGWLGIEVQPLTQELAESFGLAGRPGIVVAGILRDGPAQKAGMQLGDVILSIDGEPAGDGRRSMNQVARIKPTEKVAIQVMRNGKELKLTAEIGLRPPPAPVKEEE, encoded by the coding sequence ATGCTCAAGGCTCTGCGTTTTTTCGGCTGGCCATTACTGGCCGGCGTGCTTATCGCGTTATTGATTATTCAGCGTTACCCGCAATGGGTCGGCCTGCCCAGCCTGGATGTGAATCTGCAACAAGCGCCACAAACCACCAGCACCCAACAGGGGCCGGTGTCCTACGCCGATGCGGTGGTCATCGCTGCCCCTGCGGTGGTCAACCTGTACACCACCAAGGTGATCAATAAACCGGCCCACCCGTTGTTCGAGGACCCGCAGTTCCGGCGCTTCTTCGGTGACAACCTGCCCAAGCAGCAACGCATGGAGTCGAGCCTGGGTTCCGGGGTGATCATGAGCCCCGAAGGCTACCTGCTGACCAACAACCACGTGACGTCCGGCGCCGAGCAAATCGTGGTGGCCCTCAAGGACGGCCGGGAAACCCTGGCTCGGGTCATCGGCAGCGACCCGGAAACCGACCTGGCGGTGCTCAAGATCGACCTGAAGAACCTGCCCTCGATCACTGTCGGTCACTCGGAAAACATCCGCGTCGGCGATGTCGCCCTGGCCATTGGCAACCCGTTCGGGGTGGGCCAGACCGTAACCATGGGCATCATCAGCGCCACTGGCCGCAACCAACTGGGCCTGAACAGTTACGAAGACTTCATCCAGACCGACGCAGCGATCAACCCGGGCAACTCCGGTGGTGCGCTGGTGGACGCCAACGGCAACCTGACCGGTATCAACACCGCGATCTTTTCCAAGTCCGGTGGCTCCCAGGGCATCGGCTTCGCCATCCCGATCAAGCTGGCCATGGAAGTGATGAAATCGATCATCGAACACGGCCAGGTCATCCGTGGCTGGCTGGGCATCGAGGTGCAACCGCTGACCCAGGAGCTGGCGGAGTCCTTCGGGCTGGCCGGACGCCCGGGCATCGTGGTGGCGGGCATCTTACGTGATGGCCCGGCGCAAAAGGCCGGCATGCAACTGGGCGACGTGATCCTCAGCATCGATGGCGAACCCGCCGGCGACGGTCGCCGCTCGATGAACCAGGTAGCCCGGATCAAGCCCACCGAGAAGGTGGCGATCCAGGTCATGCGTAATGGCAAGGAGCTCAAGTTGACTGCCGAGATCGGCCTGCGACCGCCCCCCGCGCCCGTCAAGGAAGAGGAATGA